From one Nocardioides scoriae genomic stretch:
- a CDS encoding glutathione-independent formaldehyde dehydrogenase translates to MKAVVYEGPRNVSVTDVPDARIERSTDVLVEITSTNICGSDLHMYEGRTDFEPGRWFGHENLGRVVEVGDGVDRVQVGGYVVLPFNIACGHCKNCERQLTNYCLSAQPEPSMAGAAYGFADMGPWAGGQAELLRVPWGDVNCLRLGEDAEERQTDYVMLADIFPTGYHATEMAGVEPGDQTVIYGAGPVGLMAALSATIRGASKVMVVDRHPDRLRLAESIGAIAIDDSKVDPVEAVLEETMGLGADNGCECVGYQAHEPDGQEQANLTMNRLVASVRFTGRIGTVGVFVPEDPGAADELAKQGKLAFDFGTFWFKGQHLGSGQAPVKRYNRQLRDLVAAGKAEPSFIVSHELPLDQAPEAYEHFDRRDDGWTKVVLHPAMAGAGG, encoded by the coding sequence ATGAAGGCAGTGGTGTACGAAGGTCCGCGCAACGTGAGCGTGACCGATGTGCCCGATGCGAGGATCGAGCGATCGACCGACGTCCTGGTGGAGATCACCTCGACGAACATCTGCGGCTCCGACCTCCACATGTACGAGGGGCGGACCGACTTCGAGCCCGGTCGCTGGTTCGGCCACGAGAACCTGGGTCGGGTGGTGGAGGTCGGTGACGGCGTCGACCGGGTGCAGGTCGGCGGGTACGTGGTGCTGCCGTTCAACATCGCGTGCGGGCACTGCAAGAACTGCGAGCGGCAGCTGACCAACTACTGCCTGAGCGCGCAGCCGGAGCCGAGCATGGCCGGTGCGGCGTACGGCTTCGCCGACATGGGGCCCTGGGCCGGGGGGCAGGCCGAGCTGCTGCGGGTGCCGTGGGGTGACGTCAACTGCCTGCGGCTGGGCGAGGACGCCGAGGAGCGGCAGACCGACTACGTGATGCTGGCCGACATCTTCCCGACCGGCTACCACGCCACGGAGATGGCGGGCGTCGAGCCGGGTGACCAGACGGTGATCTACGGCGCGGGTCCGGTCGGGCTGATGGCTGCGCTCTCGGCGACCATCCGAGGGGCGAGCAAGGTGATGGTCGTGGACCGTCACCCCGACCGCCTGCGGCTCGCGGAGTCGATCGGTGCGATCGCGATCGACGACTCGAAGGTCGACCCGGTGGAGGCGGTGCTCGAGGAGACGATGGGCCTCGGCGCGGACAACGGCTGCGAGTGCGTCGGCTACCAGGCGCACGAGCCCGACGGCCAGGAGCAGGCGAACCTGACGATGAACCGGCTCGTGGCCTCGGTGCGGTTCACCGGGAGGATCGGCACCGTCGGGGTCTTCGTGCCCGAGGACCCCGGGGCCGCGGACGAGCTGGCGAAGCAGGGCAAGCTCGCCTTCGACTTCGGCACGTTCTGGTTCAAGGGCCAGCACCTCGGCAGCGGGCAGGCGCCGGTGAAGAGGTACAACCGGCAGCTGCGCGACCTGGTCGCCGCGGGCAAGGCCGAGCCGTCCTTCATCGTCAGCCACGAGCTCCCGCTCGACCAGGCACCGGAGGCCTACGAGCACTTCGACCGGCGCGACGACGGCTGGACGAAGGTCGTCCTGCACCCGGCGATGGCCGGGGCGGGTGGCTGA